In Thiovibrio frasassiensis, one DNA window encodes the following:
- a CDS encoding chemotaxis protein CheA produces the protein MADSEYAEIFREEAGELLEELETSLLELEKDPADLKIVSRVFRAMHTIKGSGAMFGFDDIAGFTHHVETALDKVRDGSVPVSTELIDLTLASRDHIRALLDAATGGGEADPTEGERIIVALQVLVGGGMPLAKQAASAPQVSEEEKDPTLGRRSHYRISVKPTPEFFVGGSTMEALLAELDTLGESTAFMDAEQEDGGALILLTTDKGVNAIEDVLVFAESSCRVTVTVLAVEGEEELEEHKKLGEILLEQGEISAEDLKTVLDRQKPLGELLVGEKLVSRTSVDAALAEQKLVRESKEKATVAKGAESIRVASEKLDQLINLVGELVVTQARLTQVASQHKESELVEPVEEVERLTAELRDCVLNIRMLPIGTTFVKFKRLVRDLSAELGKEVVMVTAGAETELDKNVIDQLGDPMVHLIRNSIDHGIELPEERERAGKPRKGTISLAAHHSGANVVITVTDDGKGLDAERIRQKAMEKGLFRADTEPSEQEIWNTIFMPGLSTAKTVTSVSGRGVGMDVVKSTVDALKGSVSVTHSIKGQGTTITIMLPLTLAIIDGLLVKAGETHFVLPLSQVEECVELTMEDIARFHNRRMLPVRDQLVPYVRLRDFFAIPGERPVREQMVISRINGERFGLVLDGVVGEHQTVLKSLGWVYRHATGLSGSTILGNGHVALILDVTNVMQCARQEEHNTLIN, from the coding sequence ATGGCGGATTCTGAATACGCTGAAATTTTTCGAGAAGAGGCGGGTGAACTCCTTGAGGAGCTGGAAACCTCTCTGCTGGAGTTGGAGAAGGATCCGGCCGATCTCAAGATAGTGAGCCGCGTTTTTCGGGCGATGCACACGATCAAAGGCTCTGGGGCGATGTTCGGCTTTGATGACATTGCAGGATTCACCCATCATGTGGAAACTGCGCTGGACAAGGTTCGGGACGGGTCGGTGCCGGTGAGCACGGAGTTGATCGATTTGACCCTGGCCTCCAGGGATCATATCCGTGCCCTGCTCGATGCCGCGACCGGCGGTGGAGAAGCGGACCCCACCGAGGGGGAGCGGATCATTGTTGCATTGCAGGTTCTGGTCGGCGGCGGCATGCCGCTTGCCAAGCAAGCGGCTTCTGCTCCGCAGGTTTCTGAAGAGGAAAAAGATCCCACCCTGGGAAGGCGCAGCCATTATCGCATTTCCGTTAAGCCGACCCCTGAGTTTTTTGTCGGCGGCAGTACCATGGAAGCGTTGCTTGCCGAGCTTGACACGCTCGGGGAAAGCACGGCCTTTATGGATGCGGAGCAGGAGGATGGCGGCGCTCTCATCCTCCTTACCACCGACAAGGGAGTCAACGCCATCGAGGATGTGCTGGTGTTTGCCGAGTCCAGCTGTAGGGTTACGGTGACGGTCCTTGCCGTGGAAGGGGAGGAGGAGCTGGAAGAGCACAAGAAGCTTGGCGAGATCCTCTTGGAACAGGGGGAAATCTCCGCCGAGGATTTGAAAACGGTGCTTGACCGGCAGAAGCCTCTGGGGGAACTGCTGGTTGGAGAGAAGCTTGTCTCGCGCACCAGTGTCGACGCAGCGCTTGCCGAACAGAAACTGGTGCGGGAATCCAAGGAAAAGGCGACGGTTGCCAAGGGTGCGGAAAGTATCCGGGTTGCCTCGGAAAAACTGGATCAGCTCATCAATCTGGTGGGTGAATTGGTTGTCACCCAGGCCCGACTTACCCAGGTTGCCAGTCAGCACAAGGAATCCGAGCTTGTCGAGCCGGTGGAAGAGGTGGAGCGGCTTACCGCCGAACTGCGGGATTGTGTGCTCAACATCCGCATGCTGCCCATCGGTACCACCTTTGTGAAATTCAAGCGGCTGGTCAGGGATCTTTCCGCCGAGCTTGGCAAGGAAGTGGTCATGGTCACTGCGGGGGCCGAGACCGAGCTTGACAAGAATGTGATAGACCAACTGGGCGACCCCATGGTCCATTTGATTAGGAACAGCATCGACCATGGGATCGAGTTGCCGGAGGAGCGGGAGCGGGCAGGAAAGCCGCGCAAGGGCACGATTTCTCTTGCTGCGCACCATTCCGGGGCCAATGTCGTCATCACCGTTACCGATGACGGTAAGGGGCTTGATGCGGAAAGAATTCGGCAGAAGGCGATGGAAAAAGGGCTGTTCCGTGCCGACACGGAACCGAGCGAACAGGAGATATGGAATACCATTTTTATGCCGGGATTGTCCACGGCCAAGACCGTTACCAGCGTCTCCGGTCGCGGGGTGGGCATGGACGTGGTGAAAAGCACGGTTGACGCCCTCAAGGGATCAGTTTCCGTGACCCACAGCATTAAGGGGCAGGGCACCACGATCACCATCATGTTGCCTCTGACCCTTGCCATTATTGACGGTCTGCTGGTAAAGGCCGGGGAAACGCATTTTGTTCTGCCCCTTTCCCAGGTGGAGGAGTGTGTGGAGCTTACCATGGAGGATATCGCCAGGTTCCATAATCGGCGGATGCTGCCGGTGCGGGATCAGCTTGTGCCCTATGTGCGGCTGCGGGACTTCTTTGCCATTCCCGGAGAAAGACCTGTGCGGGAACAGATGGTGATCAGCCGAATCAACGGCGAGCGATTCGGACTGGTGCTTGACGGTGTGGTGGGAGAGCACCAGACGGTTTTGAAATCACTTGGCTGGGTGTACCGGCATGCCACCGGGCTTTCCGGCTCGACAATTTTGGGCAACGGGCATGTTGCCCTGATCCTTGACGTGACCAATGTGATGCAATGCGCTCGTCAGGAAGAGCATAACACTCTTATCAACTGA
- a CDS encoding methyl-accepting chemotaxis protein, whose product MKKNIRNKMLFAFGGVCLVLVIQLLVNGFFQGRVTSSVEEARDKGYGGNELAMNIKLEMLLVQEIFTDASAVRSAESLAEAHKDAAEHAVRFREHAEALKALHPENRSEIEEAEKWFGELFEKGKRTAELYVKGDLALATKAMDEFDAAAEELGKRVDRIEEEMENEATNGIANALSTIKLANIVSIILGSAIIVFTIILAFVFSGRIASALGKMVGIAQRIADGDLSHTKMEGNKEDEIGQLAEALEAMVLKLREIIQNVRSAADQVAAGSQELSSSSEQVSQGASEQAASVEEISSSMEELASTVAQTADNARQTSAIASKTAIDAEAGGQVVAETVKAMQHIAEKIELIEEIARQTNLLALNAAIEAARAGEHGKGFAVVAAEVRKLAERSQVSAQEIKGVASASVATATNAGRLINDIIPQIQKTAELVQEIDGASNEQARGIEENTKAIDQFDQVIQSNSAAAEEMASTSEELTAQAAQLQDAIGFFKVDEAGVKTHIAAGGASGYRKPGRVALALPAGKRAGYHEEKAGSRKEGGKKISLDDSNEFERY is encoded by the coding sequence ATGAAAAAGAATATCAGAAACAAGATGCTGTTCGCTTTTGGCGGGGTTTGTCTGGTTCTGGTGATCCAGCTCTTGGTGAACGGCTTTTTTCAGGGCAGGGTGACCAGCAGCGTGGAAGAGGCCAGGGACAAGGGGTATGGCGGCAACGAGTTGGCCATGAACATCAAGCTTGAGATGCTCCTGGTGCAGGAAATATTCACCGACGCCAGCGCGGTGCGCAGCGCCGAGTCGCTGGCCGAAGCCCACAAGGATGCCGCGGAGCATGCCGTCCGCTTTCGGGAACATGCCGAAGCGCTGAAGGCGCTTCATCCTGAAAATCGCAGCGAGATTGAGGAGGCCGAGAAGTGGTTCGGGGAACTTTTTGAAAAAGGCAAGCGCACCGCAGAGCTCTATGTGAAAGGGGATTTGGCTCTGGCTACCAAGGCGATGGATGAGTTCGACGCAGCAGCCGAGGAGCTTGGCAAGCGGGTGGACCGGATTGAGGAGGAGATGGAGAATGAGGCGACAAACGGTATTGCCAATGCGCTTTCCACCATCAAGCTGGCCAATATTGTCAGTATTATTTTGGGCAGCGCCATTATTGTTTTTACCATAATCCTGGCTTTTGTTTTTTCCGGCAGGATCGCTTCGGCCCTTGGCAAGATGGTCGGCATTGCCCAGCGGATTGCCGATGGCGATTTGTCCCATACCAAGATGGAAGGCAACAAGGAGGATGAGATAGGGCAGTTGGCCGAGGCCTTGGAAGCCATGGTACTGAAACTCCGGGAGATTATCCAGAATGTGCGTAGTGCGGCGGATCAGGTCGCGGCGGGCAGCCAGGAGTTGAGCAGCAGCTCGGAACAGGTTTCCCAGGGCGCCAGCGAGCAGGCGGCCTCGGTCGAGGAGATATCCTCTTCCATGGAGGAACTTGCCAGCACTGTTGCCCAGACCGCCGACAATGCCCGGCAAACCTCTGCCATTGCCAGTAAGACCGCGATTGATGCCGAGGCCGGTGGCCAGGTGGTCGCAGAAACCGTAAAAGCCATGCAGCATATCGCCGAGAAGATCGAGCTTATTGAGGAGATAGCCCGCCAGACCAATCTGTTGGCTTTGAATGCCGCCATCGAGGCGGCCCGGGCCGGGGAACATGGCAAGGGTTTTGCTGTGGTCGCCGCCGAGGTGCGCAAGCTTGCGGAACGCAGTCAGGTTTCGGCCCAGGAGATCAAGGGGGTTGCTTCGGCCAGTGTGGCCACCGCTACCAACGCCGGCAGGCTGATCAACGATATTATCCCCCAGATCCAGAAAACCGCCGAATTGGTCCAAGAGATAGATGGCGCCTCCAATGAGCAGGCTCGGGGGATTGAGGAAAATACCAAGGCCATCGACCAGTTTGATCAGGTTATCCAGTCCAACAGTGCGGCTGCCGAGGAGATGGCCTCAACCAGCGAGGAATTGACCGCCCAAGCAGCTCAGCTTCAGGATGCCATTGGTTTCTTTAAGGTGGATGAAGCCGGGGTGAAAACGCATATTGCCGCCGGGGGGGCTAGCGGCTACCGGAAGCCTGGACGCGTCGCCCTGGCCCTGCCCGCTGGCAAAAGAGCAGGCTACCATGAGGAGAAAGCCGGCAGCAGGAAAGAGGGTGGGAAGAAAATCTCCCTGGATGATTCCAATGAATTTGAACGTTATTAA
- a CDS encoding methyl-accepting chemotaxis protein, translated as MLQDMNLSKRLSFGFSVLVVIMAVLIWIGATGMAKIMGEMRVLVEVNSVRITELSSADKEIANIAINVRNIILTSSPEKQKEYQGRIAKFREGYEKSLKKMEELTSANDTKGHELIVKIKEANKTLRGLNDKIIELATTGKDAEAEQIRTKEGGPAERAVQGYFDNLIAHNLDRNAARYEEGTNVFHTSRNLMFGLGGGALLLSIGIALFLTRSILRQLGADPKDVRDVANMVAIGDFSSNLTLATGDTSSVMAAMKTMVDALARITVNAKQVSQGASEQAASVEEISSSMEELASTVAQTADNARQTSAIATKTATDAGAGGKAVAETVEAMQHIAEKIELIEEIARQTNLLALNAAIEAARAGEHGKGFAVVAAEVRKLAERSQVSAQEIKGVATASVATAMNAGRLINEILPQIQRTAELVQEIDAASNEQARGIEENSKAIEQFDSVIQSNSAAAEEMASTSEELTAQASQMLETIAFFKLDEAGGQRHQAIVSGSGGQRLAKAPLALSHIKKAKQGYSGGGKQTSPAGASIALDDHKDFERY; from the coding sequence ATGTTACAAGACATGAATCTTAGCAAGCGATTGAGCTTTGGCTTCTCGGTGTTGGTGGTGATCATGGCGGTCCTGATCTGGATCGGCGCCACCGGGATGGCCAAGATTATGGGCGAGATGAGGGTGCTTGTTGAAGTCAATTCGGTGCGGATAACGGAACTCAGCAGCGCGGACAAGGAAATCGCCAATATCGCCATCAATGTCCGTAACATTATCCTGACCTCCAGTCCGGAAAAACAAAAGGAGTACCAGGGGCGGATCGCCAAGTTTCGTGAAGGGTATGAAAAGAGCCTGAAAAAGATGGAGGAGCTGACCAGTGCCAACGATACCAAGGGCCATGAACTGATAGTCAAGATTAAGGAAGCCAATAAGACCTTGCGGGGCCTGAATGACAAGATCATCGAGCTTGCCACCACCGGCAAGGATGCCGAGGCAGAGCAGATACGCACCAAGGAGGGCGGCCCGGCGGAACGCGCCGTGCAGGGGTATTTTGACAACCTGATAGCGCACAATCTGGATCGTAATGCCGCTCGTTACGAGGAGGGTACCAATGTTTTCCACACCTCCCGTAATCTCATGTTCGGCCTGGGCGGGGGTGCGCTTCTGTTGAGTATCGGCATTGCTCTATTCCTCACCCGTTCGATTCTGCGCCAGCTTGGCGCCGATCCCAAGGATGTCCGTGACGTCGCCAATATGGTGGCGATCGGCGATTTTTCCAGCAACCTTACCCTTGCCACCGGCGATACCAGCAGCGTCATGGCCGCTATGAAGACAATGGTCGATGCCCTTGCTCGCATCACCGTCAACGCTAAGCAGGTTTCCCAGGGGGCCAGCGAGCAGGCCGCTTCCGTGGAAGAGATCTCCTCGTCCATGGAAGAACTTGCCAGTACCGTGGCCCAAACCGCTGACAATGCCCGGCAAACCTCAGCCATTGCCACCAAGACCGCGACCGATGCCGGAGCCGGTGGCAAGGCGGTGGCGGAAACCGTGGAAGCCATGCAGCATATCGCGGAAAAAATCGAACTCATCGAAGAGATTGCACGCCAGACCAACCTGCTGGCCTTGAACGCCGCCATTGAGGCGGCTCGGGCCGGGGAGCACGGCAAGGGCTTTGCTGTGGTGGCTGCCGAGGTGCGCAAGCTTGCAGAGCGGAGCCAGGTGTCGGCCCAAGAGATCAAGGGCGTAGCCACCGCCAGCGTGGCCACTGCCATGAATGCCGGTAGGCTGATCAACGAAATACTTCCCCAGATCCAGAGAACCGCCGAGCTGGTGCAGGAGATCGATGCGGCCAGCAACGAGCAGGCCAGAGGAATCGAGGAGAATTCCAAGGCCATCGAGCAGTTTGATTCGGTTATTCAGTCCAACAGTGCGGCGGCCGAGGAAATGGCCTCCACCAGCGAAGAATTGACCGCGCAAGCATCTCAGATGTTGGAAACAATCGCCTTTTTCAAGTTGGATGAGGCAGGAGGGCAAAGGCATCAGGCAATTGTCTCCGGTTCGGGGGGCCAGAGATTAGCGAAAGCTCCTTTGGCCTTGTCTCATATAAAGAAAGCGAAGCAGGGATATTCAGGCGGTGGCAAGCAGACTTCTCCTGCAGGAGCGAGCATAGCCTTGGATGATCACAAGGATTTTGAGCGTTATTAG
- a CDS encoding methyl-accepting chemotaxis protein → MTLFNMGKQYVDFDKTLASAKKTRAARVRATFNNSLAQQLQNLSLAMETLTMNKEVVRLFAEGNREALVQDLAKYNEKLKKEYDIAQFQFHTPPATSFLRLHKPEKFGDDLSAFRSTVVEANQSKKNVVGLEVGVGGPGLRVVFPVSYENNYVGTVEFGGSISGLLNNLKETFGIEYGIGIRPEVFKKAQRPEKKETDVLADNLVFYVTSSELAKSIIGTYMAGKDEYKINGKLFITYPLQLTDYQGQEIGSILVMDDVQDIVDDLQKKLIANLGINLMIAAIILAALFFFIRKAFLPINGAVVTFDRIAEGDLTVDIKVDRQDEVSQMLVAMKNMVANLQKTAQMAEQIALGDLDVKVTVLSDKDVLGKSLAKMVENLKLTAANAEMIANGNLMVDVKLLSDKDALGRSLAAMIQKLRQVISDVRAAADQVASGSQELSSSSEQVSQGASEQAASVEEISASMEELASTVAQTADHARQTAAISNRTAADAVEGGKAVAETVSAMRHIAEKIELIEEIARQTNLLALNAAIEAARAGEHGKGFAVVAAEVRKLAERSQVSAQEIKGVASISVETATNAGNLINDILPQIQKTAELVHEIDAASNEQARGIDENARAIQQFDQVIQSNSAAAEEMASTSEELTAQAAQMQEAIAFFKTERVRAQSKPQVQERRPLPQSGTHAKKGGAQQTRTGVKLTLPEGNEGDFERY, encoded by the coding sequence ATGACTCTGTTTAATATGGGCAAGCAGTATGTCGATTTCGACAAGACCTTGGCTTCGGCAAAAAAGACCCGGGCAGCCAGGGTAAGGGCTACCTTTAATAATTCTCTTGCGCAGCAACTCCAGAATCTTTCTCTGGCCATGGAAACCTTGACGATGAACAAAGAGGTCGTCCGTTTGTTTGCCGAAGGCAATAGAGAAGCCTTGGTTCAGGATTTGGCGAAATATAATGAAAAGCTCAAGAAGGAATACGATATTGCCCAGTTCCAATTCCACACCCCCCCGGCCACCAGTTTTTTAAGGCTGCACAAGCCCGAAAAATTCGGGGATGATCTTTCCGCTTTTCGCAGTACGGTTGTCGAGGCCAATCAGAGCAAAAAAAACGTTGTCGGCCTCGAAGTCGGTGTCGGTGGCCCTGGCTTACGTGTGGTCTTTCCTGTTTCCTATGAAAACAACTATGTCGGTACGGTTGAATTCGGCGGCTCAATCAGTGGCTTACTGAACAATCTCAAAGAAACATTTGGCATAGAATATGGCATAGGCATCCGCCCCGAGGTATTTAAAAAAGCACAACGTCCAGAGAAGAAGGAGACCGATGTCCTCGCCGACAATCTGGTTTTTTATGTAACTTCCTCTGAGCTTGCCAAGAGCATCATCGGCACCTATATGGCCGGTAAAGATGAATATAAGATCAACGGGAAGCTCTTTATTACCTACCCGTTGCAGTTGACGGATTATCAGGGACAGGAAATCGGCTCTATTCTGGTCATGGACGACGTGCAGGATATTGTGGACGATTTGCAAAAAAAATTAATCGCGAATCTGGGCATCAATCTCATGATTGCGGCCATCATCCTTGCAGCTCTCTTTTTCTTTATTCGCAAAGCGTTTCTCCCCATTAATGGCGCCGTCGTCACTTTTGATCGGATTGCCGAGGGCGATCTGACCGTAGATATAAAGGTGGATAGGCAAGATGAGGTTTCGCAGATGTTGGTGGCCATGAAAAACATGGTGGCAAACCTCCAGAAGACCGCGCAGATGGCCGAGCAAATTGCCTTGGGTGATCTTGATGTCAAGGTGACCGTGCTGTCCGACAAAGACGTTCTGGGGAAATCTCTTGCCAAGATGGTCGAGAACCTGAAGCTGACCGCAGCCAACGCGGAAATGATAGCTAACGGGAACCTCATGGTTGATGTCAAACTCCTTTCCGACAAAGACGCCCTGGGCAGGTCACTGGCCGCGATGATACAAAAATTGCGGCAGGTTATCAGCGATGTGCGGGCAGCGGCCGATCAGGTCGCCTCCGGCAGTCAGGAGTTGAGTTCCAGCTCGGAGCAGGTCTCTCAGGGAGCCAGCGAGCAGGCCGCTTCGGTGGAGGAGATTTCCGCTTCCATGGAGGAATTGGCCAGCACTGTGGCCCAGACTGCCGATCATGCCCGACAGACCGCGGCTATTTCCAACAGGACGGCCGCTGATGCCGTTGAGGGCGGAAAGGCGGTGGCGGAAACCGTTTCTGCCATGCGGCATATTGCCGAAAAGATTGAGTTGATTGAAGAGATTGCCCGGCAGACGAATCTTCTCGCTTTGAACGCCGCAATCGAGGCGGCCAGGGCCGGCGAGCACGGCAAGGGCTTCGCCGTGGTCGCCGCCGAGGTGCGCAAGCTTGCCGAACGCAGCCAGGTGTCGGCCCAAGAGATCAAGGGGGTGGCTTCGATTAGCGTGGAAACCGCCACCAATGCGGGCAATTTGATCAACGATATCCTGCCCCAGATCCAGAAAACCGCCGAATTGGTGCATGAGATCGATGCGGCCAGCAACGAACAGGCCCGTGGCATTGATGAAAATGCCCGCGCCATCCAGCAGTTTGATCAGGTGATCCAGTCCAACAGTGCCGCGGCCGAGGAGATGGCTTCCACAAGCGAGGAACTGACTGCCCAGGCAGCGCAGATGCAGGAAGCCATCGCTTTTTTCAAGACTGAGAGAGTAAGAGCACAAAGCAAACCGCAGGTGCAAGAACGCCGTCCTTTGCCGCAGTCCGGCACACATGCGAAGAAGGGCGGGGCACAGCAAACGCGGACGGGGGTAAAGCTTACCTTGCCTGAGGGCAACGAGGGAGACTTCGAGCGTTATTAA
- a CDS encoding methyl-accepting chemotaxis protein: MLKARFGNMGIAAKLNLAIVAVVLLLMLGMTVAINASVHNALTVQGDAFVNTLKEQQKEQEELLRQNLVLKGKSFADMLARVGQDLILNYEYAFLEKIVQSAANDPDVAFIVFHDKDGKPITTSSVRPEAFSAKNILEKEIVAGEQKVGSVVIGLDYAAVEKNIEKTVAHGNQVIAAAQQRQKDSLLRIGMSIVGFAAVVVLLIGAIVYYAVRRMIKPLKQAVANVRRVAKGDLDVQIVSTSGDEIGQMCVAMSSMVQNLRATAAMAGQIALGNLDVQVNILSEKDLMGKSLAKMVENLRVKAEQIEKGDLGSKVELLSENDMFGKSLSALFQKLRQIIGEVQSAADQVVSGSQELSSSAQQVSQGTSRQAAAVEQISASMEELASTVAQTADHARQTAAIATKASADAVEGGKVVLETVSAMQHIAEKIGFIEEIARQTNLLALNAAIEAARAGEHGKGFAVVSAEVRKLAERSQASAQEIKGVANASVETAGNAGRLINEIVPQIQKTAELVHEIDAASNEQARGIDENARAIQQFDQVIQANSAAAEEMASTSEELAAQASHLQDSISFFKLHNEGENVLPEQDDEICDEKYMLEH; encoded by the coding sequence ATGTTGAAAGCAAGATTTGGGAATATGGGAATCGCGGCAAAATTAAATCTTGCCATTGTCGCAGTGGTACTGCTGCTCATGCTCGGCATGACCGTGGCGATCAATGCTTCGGTGCATAACGCTTTGACTGTTCAGGGGGATGCCTTTGTCAACACCCTGAAAGAGCAGCAGAAAGAACAAGAAGAATTGTTGCGGCAGAATCTTGTTCTGAAAGGGAAATCCTTTGCCGACATGCTGGCCAGGGTTGGCCAGGATCTTATCCTCAACTATGAGTACGCCTTTCTCGAGAAAATCGTCCAGAGCGCGGCCAATGATCCGGATGTTGCCTTCATCGTCTTCCATGACAAGGACGGGAAGCCTATCACCACCTCAAGTGTCAGGCCTGAAGCTTTTTCTGCCAAAAATATCTTGGAAAAAGAAATTGTGGCCGGAGAGCAAAAGGTTGGCTCCGTGGTCATCGGTCTGGATTACGCGGCGGTTGAGAAAAACATCGAGAAGACTGTTGCCCACGGCAATCAGGTGATCGCAGCGGCTCAGCAGAGGCAAAAGGATTCTCTGTTGCGCATTGGCATGAGCATCGTCGGATTCGCCGCCGTAGTGGTTCTGCTTATTGGCGCTATCGTTTATTACGCCGTTCGTCGCATGATCAAGCCCCTAAAGCAGGCGGTCGCCAATGTGCGGCGGGTCGCCAAGGGAGATCTTGATGTGCAAATCGTCAGTACCAGCGGGGATGAAATTGGCCAGATGTGTGTGGCCATGAGCAGTATGGTGCAAAATCTCAGGGCAACGGCGGCAATGGCCGGGCAGATCGCCTTGGGCAATTTGGATGTGCAGGTGAATATTCTTTCCGAGAAAGATCTTATGGGTAAATCCTTGGCCAAGATGGTGGAAAATTTACGGGTCAAGGCAGAGCAAATCGAAAAAGGAGATCTTGGTTCAAAGGTGGAGCTCCTTTCTGAGAATGATATGTTTGGTAAGTCGCTGTCCGCTTTATTTCAAAAGCTCCGCCAGATTATCGGGGAGGTGCAGAGTGCGGCCGATCAGGTTGTCTCCGGCAGTCAGGAACTGAGCAGCAGCGCGCAGCAGGTTTCGCAGGGGACCAGCCGACAGGCTGCAGCGGTGGAACAGATTTCCGCCTCCATGGAAGAGTTGGCCAGCACCGTGGCCCAGACCGCCGATCATGCCCGCCAGACCGCGGCTATCGCCACCAAAGCCTCTGCCGATGCGGTTGAGGGCGGGAAAGTAGTGTTGGAGACCGTTTCTGCCATGCAGCATATTGCGGAAAAAATTGGATTTATTGAAGAGATCGCCCGCCAGACCAACCTGCTGGCCTTGAACGCGGCCATCGAGGCGGCCCGGGCTGGAGAGCACGGCAAGGGCTTTGCCGTTGTTTCCGCGGAGGTAAGAAAGCTTGCCGAACGGAGTCAGGCTTCGGCCCAAGAGATCAAGGGGGTTGCCAATGCCAGTGTGGAAACCGCCGGGAATGCGGGCAGGCTGATCAATGAGATCGTGCCGCAGATCCAGAAAACCGCGGAACTGGTTCATGAAATCGATGCGGCCAGCAACGAACAGGCTCGGGGCATCGATGAGAACGCCCGCGCCATCCAACAGTTTGATCAGGTAATCCAGGCCAACAGCGCGGCTGCCGAGGAAATGGCCTCGACCAGCGAGGAGTTGGCCGCTCAGGCTTCACATCTTCAGGACTCAATCTCATTTTTCAAATTACACAATGAAGGGGAGAATGTTTTGCCGGAGCAGGATGATGAGATCTGCGATGAGAAGTATATGCTGGAACACTGA